In the Xanthobacteraceae bacterium genome, CAACGCGAACTACAACTACTTCGCGGGCATGAAGGACGACGCCGTACAGCAGTACCAGAAGGACGCCCTGACCGGGCACCGGCCGACCTGGAAGATGGGCCAGAACGGCGGCGAAAAGTCGCGAATGAATGGCAATAATCCGGGCTTCACCGGCAAGACCTGGACCGACCCCTTTCACATCTTCGAGGGCAAGACGGGCGGGTTCCAGCAGGAACGGGAGGCCCCGGAGGGCCGGATGATCCGGAACGCCGAACGCAAGGCCCTCGATACCCTCGGCCTCGACATCGACGTGACCCCGGAAGCCCTGAAAGCCCGCTACAAGGAACTCGTGAAGCGCCACCACCCCGATGCCAACGGGGGTGACCGGTCCAGCGAGGACCGCTTCAGGGCAGTC is a window encoding:
- a CDS encoding DnaJ domain-containing protein, yielding MKFDSPLFDKIRVKPIERNKKQKLKAESPACDWHGCKEPGTHKAPKGRDSEGQYWNYCLNHVREYNANYNYFAGMKDDAVQQYQKDALTGHRPTWKMGQNGGEKSRMNGNNPGFTGKTWTDPFHIFEGKTGGFQQEREAPEGRMIRNAERKALDTLGLDIDVTPEALKARYKELVKRHHPDANGGDRSSEDRFRAVVQAYNYLKSQGFC